The Pantoea sp. At-9b genome includes a window with the following:
- a CDS encoding D-2-hydroxyacid dehydrogenase — MHIHIENDANGPDALQLPAELLRQRLETHPQLRSHFTLSDNRSAAQSASFLANCDILWAGRKLALDQFTTPRLSWVQVMSAGVEQWLPHLPQGVTLTNASGVHGDKGAEFILMAALMFNFGIPGFLQDQAQRLWRPSFGGCARDKTVLLLGVGGIGSAAAQRLTAQGYRVIGVTRSGECSAPVERCISIDAVDDVLPQVDVLVSTLPLTPQTQRLFDRRRLDLLPKRAGIVIVGRADVFDYDAMREKLNAGELAGAVLDVYPQEPLPTDDPLWHTPGVVMTPHCSLDDHAAYLEGCLEVFIDNLVRFRSGRALRNQVDIARGY, encoded by the coding sequence ATGCATATCCATATTGAGAACGACGCCAACGGCCCGGATGCCCTGCAACTGCCTGCTGAACTGTTGCGTCAGCGGCTGGAGACGCATCCGCAGCTGCGTAGCCATTTCACGCTGAGCGACAACCGCAGCGCAGCGCAGAGCGCCAGCTTCCTCGCAAACTGCGACATCCTATGGGCCGGACGCAAACTGGCGCTGGACCAGTTCACGACGCCCCGCCTGAGCTGGGTACAAGTGATGTCAGCAGGCGTCGAGCAGTGGCTGCCCCATTTACCGCAAGGGGTGACCCTGACCAACGCTTCGGGCGTACATGGCGACAAAGGGGCGGAATTTATTCTGATGGCGGCGCTGATGTTTAACTTCGGCATCCCCGGTTTTCTCCAGGATCAGGCTCAACGCCTGTGGCGACCGAGTTTCGGCGGCTGTGCGCGTGACAAAACCGTGCTGCTGCTGGGTGTCGGCGGCATTGGCTCCGCTGCGGCACAACGCCTGACAGCGCAGGGTTATCGCGTGATTGGCGTGACGCGCAGCGGCGAGTGTAGCGCCCCGGTAGAGCGCTGTATCAGCATCGATGCCGTCGATGACGTGCTGCCGCAAGTGGATGTGCTGGTATCAACGCTGCCGCTGACACCACAAACCCAGCGCCTGTTTGATCGCCGTCGTCTTGATCTGCTGCCGAAACGCGCCGGGATTGTGATTGTCGGCCGCGCCGATGTGTTTGATTACGACGCGATGCGCGAAAAGTTGAACGCGGGCGAACTGGCGGGCGCGGTACTGGATGTCTATCCGCAGGAACCGCTGCCGACAGATGACCCGCTGTGGCACACCCCCGGCGTAGTGATGACGCCGCATTGTAGCCTCGACGATCACGCTGCCTACCTTGAGGGTTGCCTTGAGGTGTTTATCGATAACCTGGTGCGCTTCCGCAGTGGTCGGGCGCTGCGTAATCAGGTGGATATCGCGCGCGGGTATTAA
- a CDS encoding RidA family protein — MKTAIAYPGMNASDRPMGPAPLSAAVLHEPMLFISGQVAIDPYSGQIIGNDIASQTRQVLKNVGDLLSAAQMTFDNVVRVTIYLTDLSTFAAMNAVYSEFFSFPFPARATVGIQLNHPDLLVEMEVTAMR, encoded by the coding sequence ATGAAAACCGCCATTGCCTATCCCGGTATGAATGCCAGCGACCGTCCAATGGGACCGGCACCGCTCTCTGCCGCCGTCTTGCACGAACCCATGCTGTTTATCTCCGGCCAGGTCGCCATTGACCCCTATAGCGGCCAGATTATCGGCAACGATATTGCCAGCCAGACGCGTCAGGTACTGAAGAATGTTGGCGACCTGTTAAGCGCAGCGCAGATGACCTTCGACAATGTGGTGCGCGTGACCATTTATCTGACCGATCTCAGCACTTTTGCCGCGATGAATGCGGTGTACAGCGAATTTTTCTCGTTCCCGTTCCCGGCACGCGCCACCGTCGGCATTCAGCTCAACCATCCTGACCTGTTGGTCGAGATGGAAGTCACGGCAATGCGTTAA
- the glyQ gene encoding glycine--tRNA ligase subunit alpha, which yields MQKFDTKTFQGLILTLQDYWARQGCTIVQPLDMEVGAGTSHPMTCLRALGPEPIAAAYVQPSRRPTDGRYGENPNRLQHYYQFQVIIKPSPDNIQELYLGSLKELGIDPTVHDIRFVEDNWENPTLGAWGLGWEVWLNGMEVTQFTYFQQVGGLECKPVTGEITYGLERLAMYIQSVDSVYDLTWSDGPLGKTTYGDVFHQNEVEQSTYNFEYADVDFLFTCFEQYEKEAQHLLALEKPLPLPAYERILKAAHSFNLLDARKAISVTERQRYILRIRTLTKAVAEAYYASREALGFPMCNNNK from the coding sequence ATGCAAAAGTTTGATACCAAGACCTTTCAGGGCCTGATCCTGACCTTGCAGGATTACTGGGCGCGTCAAGGCTGCACCATCGTCCAACCGTTGGACATGGAAGTGGGCGCTGGCACCTCTCACCCGATGACTTGCCTGCGCGCATTAGGGCCGGAGCCCATCGCTGCCGCTTATGTGCAGCCGTCACGTCGTCCCACCGATGGACGCTACGGTGAAAACCCGAACCGTTTACAGCACTACTACCAGTTCCAGGTGATCATCAAACCTTCACCGGACAACATTCAGGAGCTGTACCTCGGGTCGCTGAAAGAGCTGGGTATCGATCCGACCGTACACGATATTCGTTTCGTGGAAGACAACTGGGAAAACCCGACACTGGGTGCCTGGGGTCTTGGCTGGGAAGTATGGCTTAACGGCATGGAAGTGACGCAGTTCACCTACTTCCAGCAGGTGGGCGGCCTGGAGTGTAAGCCGGTGACCGGCGAGATCACCTATGGTCTGGAGCGTCTGGCGATGTATATCCAGAGCGTGGACAGCGTTTACGATCTCACCTGGAGCGACGGCCCGCTGGGCAAAACGACTTACGGTGATGTGTTCCATCAGAACGAAGTTGAGCAGTCGACTTACAACTTCGAATACGCGGATGTCGATTTCCTCTTCACCTGCTTCGAGCAGTACGAGAAAGAAGCGCAGCACCTGCTGGCGCTGGAAAAGCCGCTGCCATTGCCAGCATACGAGCGCATCCTGAAAGCCGCGCACAGCTTTAACCTGCTGGACGCGCGTAAGGCGATCTCGGTTACCGAACGTCAGCGCTACATTCTGCGCATTCGTACCCTGACCAAAGCCGTGGCAGAAGCCTATTACGCCTCCCGTGAGGCGCTGGGCTTCCCGATGTGCAATAACAACAAGTAA
- the glyS gene encoding glycine--tRNA ligase subunit beta, which produces MTDKTFLVEIGTEELPPKALRSLAEAFAAQVTAELDAAGLAHGEVNWFAAPRRLALKVANLAAAQPDREVEKRGPAIAAAFDANGNATKAAEGWARGNGITVDQAERLSTDKGEWLVYRAQVKGESAQTLLPAMIATALSKLPIPKLMRWGASDVQFVRPVHTVTLLLGDELIPATILGIQSDRVIRGHRFMGEPEITLDHADQYPQLLLERGKVVADYAARKAQIKADAEQAALKLGGNADLSDSLLEEVTSLVEWPVVLTATFEEKFLAVPAEALVYTMKGDQKYFPVYANDGKLLPNFIFVANIESSDPQQIISGNEKVVRPRLADAEFFFNTDRKKRLEDHLPRLETVLFQKELGTLRDKTDRIQALAGWIAAQIGADVNHATRAGLLSKCDLMTNMVFEFTDTQGVMGMHYARHDGEAEDVAVALNEQYQPRFAGDALPSNPVACAVAIADKMDTLAGIFGIGQHPKGDKDPFALRRAALGVLRIIVEKNLPLDLQTLTEEAVRLYGSKLSNGNVVDDVIDFMLGRFRTWYQEEGHSVDTIQAVLARRPTRPADFDARMKAVSHFRTLEAATTLAAANKRVSNILAKSTETLNDSVQASLLKENEEIQLATFVTALSSKLQPYFAEGRYQDALIELAQLRESVDNFFDKVMVNADDQAVRINRLTLLAQLRELFLQVADISLLQ; this is translated from the coding sequence ATGACCGATAAAACTTTCCTGGTGGAAATTGGCACCGAAGAGTTGCCTCCGAAAGCGCTACGCAGCCTGGCGGAAGCCTTTGCTGCCCAGGTTACCGCTGAACTGGATGCCGCTGGCCTGGCGCATGGTGAGGTGAACTGGTTCGCCGCACCGCGTCGTCTGGCGCTGAAAGTGGCAAACCTGGCGGCCGCACAGCCGGATCGCGAAGTTGAAAAACGTGGCCCGGCTATCGCTGCCGCGTTTGATGCTAACGGCAACGCCACCAAAGCTGCTGAAGGCTGGGCGCGGGGTAACGGTATTACCGTTGATCAGGCCGAGCGTTTAAGCACCGATAAAGGCGAATGGCTGGTGTATCGTGCACAGGTGAAAGGCGAGAGCGCCCAGACCCTGCTGCCCGCGATGATCGCCACTGCGTTGAGTAAGCTGCCGATTCCAAAACTGATGCGCTGGGGTGCCAGCGACGTGCAGTTTGTGCGTCCGGTCCATACCGTCACGCTGCTGCTGGGTGATGAGCTGATTCCGGCTACCATCCTCGGTATTCAGTCGGATCGCGTGATCCGTGGTCATCGCTTTATGGGCGAGCCGGAAATCACCCTCGACCATGCCGACCAGTACCCGCAACTGCTGCTGGAACGCGGCAAAGTGGTGGCGGACTACGCTGCCCGTAAAGCACAGATCAAAGCTGATGCTGAGCAAGCGGCGCTGAAACTCGGCGGCAATGCTGACCTGAGCGACAGCCTGCTGGAAGAAGTGACTTCGCTGGTGGAGTGGCCGGTAGTACTGACTGCCACTTTCGAAGAGAAATTCCTCGCCGTACCGGCAGAAGCACTGGTGTACACCATGAAAGGTGACCAGAAATACTTCCCGGTCTACGCCAACGACGGCAAACTGCTGCCGAACTTTATCTTCGTTGCCAACATCGAATCCAGCGATCCGCAGCAGATCATCTCCGGTAACGAGAAGGTGGTACGTCCGCGTCTGGCAGATGCCGAATTCTTCTTCAACACCGACCGCAAAAAGCGTCTGGAAGATCACCTGCCGCGTCTGGAAACCGTGTTGTTCCAGAAAGAACTGGGTACGCTGCGTGATAAAACCGACCGTATTCAGGCGCTGGCTGGCTGGATTGCCGCGCAAATCGGTGCCGATGTCAATCACGCGACCCGTGCTGGTCTGCTGTCCAAATGTGACCTGATGACCAACATGGTGTTCGAGTTCACCGACACCCAGGGTGTGATGGGCATGCACTACGCGCGTCATGATGGTGAAGCGGAAGATGTGGCGGTGGCGCTGAACGAACAGTATCAGCCGCGCTTTGCCGGTGATGCGCTGCCGTCTAACCCGGTTGCCTGTGCTGTGGCGATTGCTGACAAGATGGATACCCTCGCGGGCATCTTCGGGATTGGTCAGCATCCGAAAGGCGATAAAGACCCGTTTGCGCTGCGCCGCGCTGCGCTGGGTGTGCTGCGTATTATCGTTGAGAAGAACCTGCCGCTTGATCTGCAAACCCTCACCGAGGAAGCGGTGCGTCTGTACGGCAGCAAGCTGAGCAACGGCAATGTTGTGGATGATGTCATCGACTTTATGCTGGGTCGTTTCCGTACCTGGTATCAGGAAGAAGGCCACAGCGTGGACACCATTCAGGCGGTGCTGGCGCGTCGTCCGACCCGTCCGGCTGATTTCGATGCCCGTATGAAGGCGGTTTCGCATTTCCGTACCCTGGAAGCGGCAACCACCCTGGCCGCCGCTAACAAGCGTGTTTCCAACATTCTGGCGAAATCGACCGAAACGCTGAACGACAGCGTGCAGGCTTCGTTGCTGAAAGAGAACGAAGAGATCCAGCTGGCCACCTTCGTGACGGCGTTGAGCAGCAAGCTGCAACCGTACTTCGCAGAAGGTCGCTATCAGGATGCGTTGATTGAACTGGCGCAACTGCGTGAGTCCGTCGATAACTTCTTCGACAAAGTCATGGTAAACGCGGATGACCAGGCGGTACGTATTAACCGTCTGACATTGCTGGCCCAACTGCGCGAGCTGTTCCTGCAAGTGGCGGATATTTCGCTGTTGCAGTAA
- a CDS encoding type II toxin-antitoxin system RelE/ParE family toxin: MKRTIIVQPEAQEDLSDIWIYGYRNFGEDQANLYNLKFDKIFSRLVSNELGRRRYEIGNKVFSIPCGQHVIYYKTEINDIFIGRILHHSQDTAAFIFDNQLF; this comes from the coding sequence ATGAAAAGGACGATAATAGTACAACCTGAAGCACAGGAAGATCTCAGCGATATCTGGATTTATGGTTATCGGAACTTTGGCGAAGACCAGGCAAATTTATATAATCTAAAGTTTGATAAAATTTTTTCCAGGCTTGTTTCAAATGAATTAGGCCGCAGACGATATGAAATAGGAAATAAAGTTTTTTCAATACCTTGCGGCCAACACGTTATTTATTACAAAACTGAAATAAACGATATTTTTATTGGCCGAATATTGCATCATTCACAAGATACAGCAGCGTTCATTTTTGATAATCAACTTTTCTAA
- a CDS encoding type II toxin-antitoxin system ParD family antitoxin, which produces MARTMTIDLGDELREFVESLVASGDYRTQSEVVRESLRLLREKQAASKLEKLRALVKQGLESGEGQEWDREAFLRKVKARVGINEKDDNSTT; this is translated from the coding sequence ATGGCACGGACTATGACGATCGATTTGGGTGATGAACTGCGCGAGTTTGTTGAATCTCTGGTTGCCTCTGGCGACTATCGCACGCAAAGCGAGGTGGTCAGGGAGTCGTTGCGTTTGCTGCGTGAAAAGCAGGCAGCATCGAAACTGGAAAAGCTCAGAGCGTTGGTGAAGCAGGGTCTTGAGAGCGGTGAGGGGCAAGAATGGGACAGGGAAGCCTTTCTTAGGAAAGTCAAAGCCAGGGTAGGCATAAATGAAAAGGACGATAATAGTACAACCTGA
- the selB gene encoding selenocysteine-specific translation elongation factor, producing the protein MIIATAGHVDHGKTALLQALTGINADRLPEEQRRGMTIDLGYAYWPQPDGRVMGFIDVPGHEKFLANMLAGIGGIHHALLVVACDDGVMPQTREHLQLLSLAGQPPLSVALTKADRVDSARIDEVQQQVAQLTQQLGWADVAQFVTSSTTLQGIEALRQHLTKLPEPVFNPQQRFRLAIDRAFTLKGTGLVVTGTALGGEVSIGATLWLTGVNQPVRVRALHAQNQAVARAQAGQRIALNIVGEVEKAQITRGDWLLSQPQEHGTTRLTLALSLLQPQKNASQPVHIHHAASHVTGRLTVLSDQLGELVLSSPLWLADNDRLILRDSNAQSTLGGGRVLLLNSKKRGKRHPDYLAWLQQLTLATDDETNLRVHLRQQPADYSEFAWARQLTPTAMDALLASIAPVRLHHALLDPVQVSRWQQQLHDALDHFHQQHPEQPGIGHDRLRRMALPQAPAELVLALTDQMLAQGLIQQRHGWLHLADFKPRFNPQEERLWQQAGPLFGDQPLWVRDMASALQQNEQTVRELLLTAARLGHITAIVRDRYYRSEQIQIFADLIRQRAALGGSTTAADFRNQLGTGRKVAVQILEFFDRSGFTRRRGNEHLLRDPRLFVR; encoded by the coding sequence ATGATTATCGCCACTGCCGGGCACGTTGATCACGGCAAAACCGCGCTGCTCCAGGCACTGACCGGCATCAATGCCGATCGCCTGCCCGAGGAACAACGGCGTGGCATGACTATCGACCTCGGCTACGCCTATTGGCCGCAACCTGATGGTCGGGTGATGGGTTTTATCGATGTGCCCGGACACGAGAAATTTCTCGCCAATATGCTGGCGGGGATTGGCGGCATCCATCATGCGCTGCTGGTCGTCGCCTGTGACGATGGCGTGATGCCGCAAACCCGCGAACATTTGCAGTTGCTCAGCCTTGCCGGACAACCGCCGCTCAGCGTGGCGCTAACCAAGGCCGATCGCGTTGATAGCGCACGCATTGACGAAGTGCAGCAGCAGGTCGCCCAGTTAACGCAACAGCTGGGCTGGGCTGATGTCGCGCAATTTGTTACCAGCAGCACCACTCTGCAAGGCATTGAGGCCCTGCGCCAACACCTGACCAAGCTGCCTGAACCCGTTTTTAATCCACAGCAGCGTTTTCGCCTCGCCATCGATCGTGCTTTTACCCTGAAGGGCACCGGACTGGTGGTAACCGGCACCGCGCTGGGCGGGGAAGTCAGCATCGGCGCTACCCTGTGGCTGACCGGCGTCAACCAGCCGGTACGGGTGCGCGCCCTGCATGCGCAGAACCAGGCCGTCGCCCGCGCGCAGGCCGGACAGCGCATCGCGTTGAATATCGTCGGGGAGGTGGAGAAAGCACAAATCACCCGTGGTGACTGGCTACTGAGCCAACCACAGGAACACGGCACCACCCGGTTAACGCTGGCGCTTAGCCTGCTGCAACCGCAAAAAAATGCGTCGCAGCCGGTACACATTCATCACGCCGCCAGTCACGTGACCGGGCGTTTAACCGTGCTCAGCGATCAATTGGGTGAACTGGTGCTCAGCTCGCCGTTGTGGCTGGCGGATAATGACCGCCTGATCCTGCGTGACAGCAACGCACAATCCACGCTGGGGGGCGGGCGGGTGCTACTGCTGAACAGCAAAAAACGCGGTAAACGCCACCCCGATTACCTGGCCTGGTTGCAGCAACTGACGCTGGCGACGGATGATGAAACCAACCTGCGCGTCCACCTCAGGCAGCAACCTGCTGACTACAGTGAATTCGCCTGGGCGCGCCAGCTCACACCCACGGCAATGGATGCCCTGCTCGCCAGTATTGCCCCGGTGCGTTTACATCATGCGCTGCTGGACCCGGTCCAGGTCAGCCGCTGGCAGCAGCAATTACACGACGCGCTGGACCATTTTCATCAGCAGCACCCGGAACAGCCGGGTATCGGTCACGATCGCCTGCGCCGCATGGCGCTGCCACAGGCTCCGGCAGAGTTAGTGCTGGCACTGACCGATCAGATGCTGGCACAGGGGCTAATTCAGCAACGCCACGGCTGGTTACATCTGGCGGACTTCAAGCCACGCTTTAACCCGCAGGAAGAGCGACTGTGGCAGCAGGCAGGACCGCTGTTTGGTGACCAGCCTCTGTGGGTGCGGGACATGGCCAGCGCGCTTCAACAAAATGAACAGACGGTGCGCGAGCTGTTGCTGACAGCAGCACGGCTTGGACATATCACCGCGATCGTGCGCGATCGCTACTACCGTAGTGAGCAGATCCAGATCTTCGCCGATCTGATTCGCCAGCGTGCTGCCCTCGGTGGCAGCACCACCGCTGCCGATTTCCGCAACCAGCTCGGCACCGGGCGTAAAGTGGCGGTGCAAATTCTGGAATTCTTTGACCGCAGCGGTTTTACCCGCCGACGCGGCAATGAACACCTGCTACGCGATCCCCGGCTGTTTGTACGCTGA
- the selA gene encoding L-seryl-tRNA(Sec) selenium transferase, protein MKNLFSQLPAIDSLLRDPALQSLIDDAGTAFATRQLRAMQQEARDCIQQHQRLPAWHANWPGEALRRSAQQSQSALRPVFNLTGTVLHTNLGRACLSDTAIAAVVASLRQPVTLEYALDDAARGHRDRAVAALLCELTGAEDACIVNNNAAAVLLMLATLAPGREVVVSRGELVEIGGAFRIPDVMRQAGCRLVEVGTTNRTHLKDYRAAITADSGLLMKVHTSNYQIQGFTHAVGEAELVTLGEEHQLPVITDLGSGSLIDMTAYGLPAEPMPQQLIAAGVSLVSFSGDKLLGGPQAGIIIGKKALIDQLQQHPLKRALRVDKMTLAALEATLQLYRHPEHLQDALPTLHQLTRPATDIRQQAERLLPALDKVFGDDFSLAIAACSSQIGSGSLPVERLPSFAITFSPRDGQSGTLNALAQRWRALPQPVIGRFSAGKLWLDLRCLDDETALMRNLLP, encoded by the coding sequence ATGAAAAATCTGTTTAGTCAGCTGCCTGCCATTGATAGCCTGCTGCGCGACCCCGCGTTGCAGTCTTTAATTGATGATGCAGGCACCGCTTTCGCCACCCGTCAGCTACGCGCCATGCAGCAGGAAGCGCGTGACTGTATCCAGCAACATCAGAGACTTCCTGCCTGGCATGCCAATTGGCCGGGTGAAGCGCTGCGCCGAAGTGCGCAGCAGAGTCAAAGCGCATTGCGCCCGGTATTTAACCTGACCGGCACCGTGTTACACACCAACCTGGGCCGCGCCTGTTTAAGCGATACGGCGATCGCAGCGGTGGTCGCCAGCCTGCGCCAGCCGGTGACGCTGGAATATGCGCTGGATGATGCCGCTCGCGGCCACCGCGATCGCGCCGTTGCCGCCCTGCTGTGCGAACTGACCGGTGCGGAAGATGCCTGTATCGTCAACAACAACGCGGCGGCGGTGCTGCTGATGCTGGCCACCCTGGCACCGGGGCGTGAAGTGGTGGTCTCGCGGGGGGAACTGGTGGAGATTGGCGGTGCGTTCCGCATTCCAGACGTGATGCGCCAGGCGGGATGTCGTCTGGTGGAGGTGGGCACCACCAATCGCACCCATTTGAAAGATTATCGCGCCGCAATCACCGCTGATAGCGGGCTGTTAATGAAAGTTCATACCAGTAACTACCAGATTCAGGGCTTCACTCATGCGGTTGGCGAGGCCGAACTGGTCACGCTGGGAGAAGAACATCAGTTGCCGGTGATTACCGACCTCGGCAGTGGCTCGCTGATCGACATGACGGCATACGGCCTGCCTGCTGAACCGATGCCGCAGCAGTTGATTGCGGCAGGCGTCAGCCTGGTGAGTTTTTCCGGCGATAAGCTGCTGGGTGGCCCGCAGGCGGGGATCATCATTGGCAAAAAAGCATTGATTGACCAGCTCCAGCAACATCCGCTGAAACGTGCGCTGCGCGTCGACAAAATGACGCTGGCGGCGTTGGAAGCGACGTTGCAACTCTATCGTCACCCGGAACATCTTCAGGACGCGCTCCCCACGTTGCACCAGCTGACGCGCCCCGCAACGGACATCCGACAGCAGGCTGAACGGCTACTGCCGGCGCTGGATAAGGTGTTTGGCGATGATTTTTCGCTGGCGATCGCTGCTTGTTCGTCACAAATCGGCAGCGGATCGCTACCGGTAGAACGTCTGCCCAGTTTTGCCATTACCTTCAGCCCACGCGATGGTCAGAGTGGCACGCTGAACGCGCTGGCACAACGCTGGCGCGCCCTGCCGCAGCCGGTTATTGGCCGCTTCAGCGCGGGTAAGCTGTGGCTTGATCTACGCTGTCTTGACGATGAAACTGCCTTGATGCGGAACCTGCTGCCATGA
- a CDS encoding glutathione S-transferase encodes MKLIGSYTSPFVRKISVILLEKGIVFEFVNESPWNADSHVPHYNPLGKVPALVDDNKLTWFDSALIAEAIELRGEAPALLPDDRLRALQIRQLEKLADGISDAALVIVREQMRPGDLQSEEVLLRNREKILRGLDALEIAAAQGDLLNSDTLNLADIATGCMIGYINFRRVVPNWCVNRPALIKLAEKLFKRESFARTVPASS; translated from the coding sequence ATGAAACTGATTGGCAGCTACACCAGCCCTTTTGTGCGTAAAATTTCAGTGATCCTGCTGGAAAAGGGCATCGTCTTCGAATTTGTTAACGAATCACCGTGGAACGCGGACAGCCACGTGCCGCACTACAATCCGCTGGGCAAGGTTCCGGCGCTGGTGGATGACAACAAGCTCACCTGGTTTGACTCGGCACTGATTGCCGAAGCCATTGAGCTGCGCGGCGAAGCCCCGGCGTTATTGCCTGATGACCGCTTGCGGGCGCTGCAAATCCGCCAGTTGGAAAAACTGGCCGATGGTATCAGCGATGCGGCCCTGGTGATTGTACGTGAGCAAATGCGCCCCGGAGACCTGCAATCCGAGGAGGTCTTGCTGCGTAACCGGGAAAAAATCCTGCGCGGACTGGATGCGCTGGAAATCGCTGCGGCTCAGGGCGATTTACTCAACAGCGACACCCTCAATCTGGCGGATATCGCCACCGGCTGCATGATTGGCTACATCAATTTCCGCCGCGTGGTGCCGAACTGGTGCGTCAATCGTCCGGCACTGATCAAACTGGCGGAGAAGCTGTTTAAGCGGGAGAGTTTTGCCCGTACTGTCCCAGCCTCCAGTTAA
- the fdhE gene encoding formate dehydrogenase accessory protein FdhE produces MSIRIIPQDQLEKSDKKTADNIPPLLFPRLKNLYSRRAARLRELAAKNPLGDYLRFAAVIAQAQEIVLYDHPLQIDLHARLAQSAEQGIPPLDIHTYPRDAHWQRLLHSLIAELKPEMSGQALAVLENLEKASATELETLATALLEGNFAQVSNDKSPFIWAALSIYWAQMAALIPGKARAEYGEHRQFCPVCASVPVTSVVHMDVGQQGLRYLHCNLCESEWYVVRSKCSNCEQTRDLHYWSLDSEMAAVKAESCGDCGTYLKMLYQEKDPAVEPVADDLASLVLDARMEQEGFSRSSLNPFLFPGEG; encoded by the coding sequence ATGAGTATTCGCATTATCCCGCAGGACCAGCTGGAGAAAAGCGATAAGAAAACGGCGGATAACATTCCGCCGTTACTTTTCCCCCGGCTGAAAAACTTATATAGCCGTCGGGCCGCCCGTTTGCGCGAGCTGGCAGCGAAAAATCCGCTCGGTGATTACCTGCGCTTCGCCGCAGTGATCGCCCAGGCGCAGGAAATCGTGCTGTATGACCACCCTCTCCAGATCGATTTGCACGCGCGCCTGGCGCAAAGTGCCGAACAGGGCATTCCTCCGCTGGATATTCACACTTACCCCCGCGACGCCCACTGGCAGCGACTGCTGCATTCGCTGATCGCCGAACTGAAACCGGAGATGAGCGGTCAGGCGCTGGCGGTGCTGGAAAATCTGGAGAAAGCCTCGGCCACCGAACTGGAAACGCTGGCGACGGCGCTGCTGGAAGGCAACTTTGCCCAGGTCAGCAACGACAAGTCGCCGTTTATCTGGGCGGCGTTGTCGATCTATTGGGCGCAAATGGCAGCACTGATTCCGGGTAAAGCCCGAGCCGAATATGGCGAACATCGCCAGTTCTGCCCGGTTTGCGCCAGCGTGCCGGTGACCAGCGTGGTGCACATGGATGTTGGCCAGCAGGGTTTGCGTTATCTGCATTGCAATCTGTGCGAAAGTGAATGGTATGTGGTACGCAGCAAATGTTCTAATTGCGAGCAGACGCGTGATTTGCATTACTGGTCGCTGGATAGCGAGATGGCGGCGGTCAAAGCCGAAAGCTGTGGCGATTGCGGTACTTACCTGAAGATGCTCTACCAGGAGAAAGATCCCGCGGTGGAACCCGTGGCCGACGACCTGGCTTCGCTGGTATTGGATGCGCGCATGGAGCAGGAAGGGTTTTCTCGCAGCAGTTTGAATCCGTTTTTGTTTCCAGGCGAAGGATGA
- the fdoI gene encoding formate dehydrogenase cytochrome b556 subunit, with amino-acid sequence MKKRDRLIRYSAPERINHWIVAFCFVFAALSGLGFFFPSFNWLMHVLGTPQLARILHPFVGVVMFAAFLIMFLRYWRQNLINREDILWAKNIHKIVRNEEVGDTGKYNFGQKCVFWAAIISLVMLLVSGIVIWRPYFAAAFSIPLIRAALVVHSVSAVALIIVIMVHIYAALWVKGTITAMVEGWVPAAWAKKHHPRWYREQRQRQTQQEKRP; translated from the coding sequence ATGAAAAAGCGCGATCGCCTGATTCGTTATAGCGCCCCGGAACGCATCAATCACTGGATTGTGGCGTTTTGCTTTGTCTTCGCCGCCCTCAGCGGATTGGGTTTCTTTTTCCCGTCATTTAACTGGCTGATGCACGTACTGGGCACACCGCAACTGGCGCGCATTCTGCATCCTTTTGTCGGCGTGGTGATGTTTGCTGCCTTTTTAATCATGTTCTTACGCTACTGGCGTCAGAATCTGATCAACCGCGAGGACATTTTGTGGGCAAAAAACATCCATAAAATCGTGCGCAATGAAGAGGTCGGCGATACCGGCAAATATAATTTCGGGCAGAAGTGTGTGTTCTGGGCTGCTATCATCAGCTTAGTCATGCTGCTGGTGAGTGGAATTGTGATTTGGCGGCCGTACTTTGCCGCTGCCTTCTCCATTCCATTGATTCGCGCCGCACTGGTGGTGCATTCGGTCTCAGCCGTGGCGCTGATTATCGTGATTATGGTGCATATCTACGCGGCCTTGTGGGTCAAAGGCACCATTACCGCGATGGTTGAAGGCTGGGTCCCTGCCGCGTGGGCGAAGAAACATCACCCACGCTGGTATCGCGAGCAGCGCCAACGCCAAACACAACAGGAAAAACGCCCCTGA